Sequence from the Halopelagius inordinatus genome:
CGAGCGCGGCTCAGATCATGTGGGAGATCGGCGCGAAGGAGAAAGTCGTCGGGCTGTCGAAGTACGCGACGAACCTCGACGGGGCCGACTCTCGGATCAACGTCTCGACGTCGGAGAACGTCGTGAACGTCGAGAAGGCGGTCGGAGCCGAACCGGACCTCGTTCTCGCACCGAACGCGACGGGGACGGAGACAGTCGAACAACTCCGCGAGGTGGGTCTGACGGTGTATCACTTCCGCGAGGCCGAGACGATGGACGACATCCAGTCCGACGTGGAGACGGTCGGACGACTCGTCGGGGCCTGCGAGGGTGCAGCGGAGACCGTCTCAGAGATGGAACGCGACCTCGACGTCGTCCGAGAGACGGTAGACGGCCAAGAGAGACCGGACGTGCTCTACAGTTTCTACGGCTACACCGCCGGAGAGGGGACGTTCATCCACACGATAATCGAAACCGCGGGCGGAAACAACGTCGCGGCCGACGCGAACATCACCGGCTACAAGCAGGTCAACGACGAGTTCGTCGTCGACGCCGACCCCGACTGGATAATTCGCAACTCCGATACGCCGGAGGTGCCGCGGACTGACGCCTACAACAGCACGACTGCGGTGAAGGAAGACCAAATCGTCGTCGTCCAGATAGAACACCTGAACCGGCCCGCCCCGCGCGTGGTGAACGCGGTGACGAAACTCGCCGAGACGTTCCACCCCGAGGCGTACGCCGCCGCCGAGGCGACGGACACCGCGACGCCGACGGCCGAACCGACCCCCGAACAGACGGACACGCCCGCGACGGCCGACGACTCGGAGACGGAGACCGGCGCGCCCGGATTCGGCGTCCTCTCGGCTGTGAGCGTCGTCGCCGCGTTCGGCGCGGTGTCGATGCTCCGACGGAGACGGCGATGAGCGAGTCGCTGTTTCCGGCCGAGACGACGCGGACCCCCCGGGTCGTCTCGACGTCGCCATCGGGGACCGAAATCTGCTACGCTCTGGGCGTCGAACCGGTCGCCGTCTCGCACTCCTGTGACTACCCGCCCGCGGTGGCGGACCGCCCGGTCATCGACCGGTCGCGGGTCGAAGGAGACGGGAGCGCCGAACGGCACGAGTCGGTCGGCGCAGCGGAACAGAGCGGCGGCGTCTACGAAATCGACGAGGCGTTACTGGCCGAGCTCGAACCGGACCTCGTCTTGAGTCAGTCGGTCTGCGGCGTCTGCGCCGTCGACGAGACACTCGTCCGAGAGGTCCTTGACGACGACTCGGTCGAAGTGCTCGGCCTCTCGGCGAGCACGTTCGACGACGTTTTGGCGTCCGTCCGGCAGGTCGGCGAAGCGACCGGGAGAGAGCAACGGGCCGAGGAGTTGGTAGACGACTGTCTGCGCCGGGTCGCGGACGTGCGGCGCGCCGCGCCCGACGCCGGGCCGCGCGTCGCCGTCGTCGAGTGGATGGACCCGCTTCGGGTCGCCGGAAACTGGATACCAGACCTCGTGACGGCGGCCGGGGGCGAGTACGGACTCGTCGCCTCCGGGGACCGAAGCGCCGATGTCGAGTGGGACGACGTGCGGGAGTACGCCCCCGAGGTGGTGGTCGTCGCTCCCTGCAGTTACGGCGTCGCGGAGACGCGGGAACGTCTCGACGAACTCGCGGACCGTCCGGGGTGGGAGTCGCTTCCGGCGGTCCGAACCGACCGCGTCCACGTCGTCGACGGCGCGGTGTTGAACCGGTGGACCCCACGGTTGGTCGAGGCACTCGACGACTTCGCCGCGATGTTCCACCCCGACGGAGCGTGAGTCGGCCGCGGGAGACGAGGCGGCGGTGCGCGCGGAAAAATCGGGTTTAGGGGGTCACTCCCGCGGCTTCCAGATGGCCGTGAGGACGCCCTCCTCGCACTCCGTCGTCTCGTACTCGTACCCTCGGTCGTCGAGTCGGGGGTAGAGATGCTGCGGTGCCCTGTCGTTCAGTTGGACCACCGCCGTCTCGTCGTCGAGTTCCGCGAGCATCTCGAGCGTCGTCCGGAGCGGTTCCGGCGGCGGCAGTTCGCGCGCGTCGAGCGTCTCTACGGGACGCGACGGCGGAATCGGTAGGTCGTCGGTCGGGATGTCGTCGAGGGTCGGTTCGGTCGTGGTCATATATCTTCGTAGGGGCGTCACCGCTACGAAGCCGACGCCGAACACGTTCGCTCGGGCGGTGGGGACGGCGGAGGCGAGTCGTCGGTTCGGACCCGGCCGAACCAGTTCGGGGCGAAACCTTCACCCGAGGAGAAACACGTTCCGAGTATGCTTGGATTCCCGTCTCTATCGTCCGGTTCCGACGACGACGCCTTCGACGGCATCGACGAGTTCGTTCCCGAACACCTCCCCCAACCGGGTCCGTTCCTGGAGGGACACGACGTTCTGTCCGGCGACGACCACGTCGCGTTCCACCGAACGACGGAGGAGGTGTTCGAAGAACGCGGCGTCTACGACGTGACGTTCGGCTACAACCTCGCGCGCCTCAACCTCGACCACCGACACCCCGATTCGGGCTACCGGTACGCGGTAGACCGAGACGACCCGTCGGTTCTCCGAGCGGAGTTCACGCCGACGACGCCGTTCTGTCCGCAGAGTCGGACGCTCACCGTCGGGTCGTTCAGAGCGTGGAACGGACTCGCGGAGCGACACGGCTACGAACTCGTCCGGGTAAGCGTCCACCCGATGCACCATCGAAGCGATGCCATCGACGACGAACTCGACGAACTCGCGAGGGAGTATCGCGACACCGGTGAACTCCTCGACCCCTCGGAAGCGGACCTCGGCGGCGCGGAATTCCCGACGTACGGCGACGGCGACGGAACGGCGGATAGCGACCCGGACGCGCCGTTCTGACGGACGCCTCGCCCCTTCGACCCCTCGGACGTCGAAAAGGGCGCGGAAAGAGCGGAAAGTGACGTTGCACTCGCAGTCACAAGTCGGAACCGGCTACCGGCCCTCCCTTCGAGTGTGAGTTCCCCACGTGATCGGTACGACGACGAGGAGAGTCGCTACGGAGTCGATCAGGACGCGAGAGACGAGGACCCCGGAGGGTTCTCCTTCTACCCGTCGTGGGGGTGGGGTGGCGGGTGGGGCTTGCCCTCTGCGGCCCGCAAAGAGGGGACCGTGCGCAGTAACGAGGGCGCCGGCGACGACGACGACGGGAGCCTCGTGGACGAGGGTCTGATTTCGTTGCTGATCGTCGTCGGCGCCGTCCTGTTTTTGATTCCCGAACCGGCCACCTCGGCGATCGGAGCCCTACTCCTGTTCGTCGGTGCGGTCGGATGGCTCGTCGATTGGCTACTGTAGACGGTACGTTCTGTTTTACTCCAGACCGCCGTTCAGGAGTCCGGCGACCGAAAGAGACGCTCCCCGCGGGTTTCGACGGGGCGCTTCTCGACTCACTTCGACGGCGGGGAGTCGTCGCCCGTTCCGGTCGGCCCGTCATCGAGTCCGTCCGGGAGGGGCAGAATCGTGCCGACGACGCCCCGCGGACTGTGTTCGCGGACGACAGAGAGGAGGTTCGCGGCGAACAGGACGACGCCGACTGTGACCGCCGCCCCGCCGACCAGTCGGACGACGCCCGGGAGTCCGAACCGGTCGGCCGCAAGGAGAAGTCCGCCGCCGGTCACCGTCGCGACGAAGTCGGCCGCCGCGACGCGGTGGTCGTACAGGTCGTCTATCGTCGGGACGGGTTCGTAGCCGATTCGGTCGCCGTAGCTGTGTTCCCAGACGATGAACGGGACGACGTGGTAGAGCGTTCCGAGGACGACGAATCCGACGACGCCGACGACGAGTAGCGACATCGTCCCCGGCGCGCCGAACCGAGCGTCGGCGGCGAGAGGCGACGAGAGCCACGACGGTGCGGCCGCGACTGCCCACAGCACCGTCGACGCCGCCACGACGGCGTACCGGCGGAGCATCGCCGACCACGCGAGGTTCGTCGCGAGGAGTCGCCGCCCGAGGACGACGCCGAACCCGAGGAGACTCGCGACGACGAGGACGCCGCCGAACCGAGCGACGGAGTCGGCGGCGACGAGTCGGCCGAAAGCGAGGACGGCGACGCCGAGGGGGTAGGCGGCGGTTTCGAACCGCTGAATCGACCGGTCGAGTTCGTCGAGTTCCGTCTGCGTGAACATCGTCGCGAGTTGGTAGAGGGCACCGAGAACCGTCGTGAGAACCGCGCCGAACACCGCGAGTGTGGCGTGGGCCGCGGCGACGTCTCCGTGGACGAGACCCACAGTCGAGAGAAGGGGATGAGTGAAATCGACCGCGAGCGTGACGCCCAGAACCGTCACGAACGCGAAGAACACCAGCGCGAGACCGAAGTGGCGTTCGGTCACGTCGAGTGGGCGGGCGGTCGAAAGCGTCCGGCCGACGTTGTAGGCGAACACCCAGAATCCAACGAGCGCGAGCGCGCCGAAGGCGGGGAGAAGCGCCACGCGCCCGGTGAAGAACCCGGCTGCGAGTCCCGCGACGCCGACGGCGACGCACCACAACTGGACGTTCGCCAACCGGAGCGAGTGAATCTGTACCCCGGACCAGACGGGGACGAACTGCGTCATCGCGCCGAGGATGGTGAGACAGACCCACCCCGCCAACAGGAGGTGGAGAGACGCGAGTCCGCCCAGTCCCGCGACCGTTCCGGCGGCGTCGGCGACGGCGACGAAGACGCCGCCGAGGAGGAATCCGAGTCCGACCAGAAAGTGCCGGAGGGGAACCTCCATCGGGGGTTGACTGTCGGTGTCTACGCCGGGTGGAATCGCGCTCATGGTCGAGGGTACGACCGCACGGTCCCTCGTCTTGGTCGCGAACACGTTCGGTCGCGGTGAGCGCGGACCCCGATCACCGCTCGTCGATTCGCGCGTCGTTCGGGTTCGGGTTCGGATATCTCGAACACGCCCGAATCTGGTGTCTTCAGGTCCGAACGCGCCCGTCGGTGTCTCTCTCCGCGCCGACTCGGTGTTCGACCGCGGGTTCGTCGCCGGTCCCCGCTATCCACGCGGTGACACCGAACAGTATCGGCGAGACGATAGCGAGGACGGCGCTACCGGCGACCGAGAGGGGCCAGAAGTCCTCCTCCGTGATGCCGCCGCCGTCACCGCCCGTTCCCGACACCGCCGCCGCGGACCCGTCCACGACGACTGCGCCCTTCATCCCCATCGCTTCGTGCGGCGTGCAGACGTACTTGTACGTTCCCGCCTCCTCGAACGTCTGGGAGAACGTGTGTCCCGACTCGCCGACCATCTCGCTCTCGAACGACCCGTCGTCGGCGGCCACGTTGTGACTGCCGCCCTCGCCGGACCACTCCCAGACCACCGTCGCGCCGGGCGAAACGCGGACGGCGGGCGGGGCGAACGCGAAGTTGCCGTTGTTTCCGCTCGCGCCGACGGTGACCGTCACCTCGGGCTGACCGGTCCGGTCTACGACGCCGTCGTAGTTGCTCACGCCGTCGAACCAGCCGTCGAGTTCCTCGGACGCCCCCGCCTCCGCGGACTCGGTGGTCGAGGACCCCCCGGAGGCACCGCCCGCGGCGTCGCCGACGACGACGGCCCCTTTCATCCCCATCGCCTTGTGGGGCACGCAGGCGTACGTGACGACGCCTTCGCTCTCGAAGGTGTGGGAGAACGTGTGGCCCGACTCGCCCGTCATCTCGCTCTCGAACGAGCCGTCTTCGGCGACGACGTTGTGGCTGCCGCCGTTGCCGGTCCACTCCCAGACGACGGTGGTTCCGGGGTCGACGTTGATAGCGGCCGGACCGAAGCCGAACCCGCCGCCGTTGGCCTCGGACCCGACGCTGACGGTCACCTCCGAGGCACCCGTCTCGTCGACGACGCCATCGAAGTTGTCCGTGTTCGAGAACCACTCGTCGAGGCCCGACGACTGCGCGGAGACGGGCCCCGCAGAGCCGAGTGCCGCGCCGGCGACGGCGCTACCCGCGACACCTCGGAGGACGGTGCGACGCGCCAGGGTGGATGCGTTGCTGTCGGACATTGTCAGGCTCCCTCGTATCCCGCGTACTCCATCAACTGAGCGAAGATGTCGGTGTCCATCACCGACTCGTAGACCACGCCCGTGAGCATGCCGCCGGGGTAGGCGGTGCCGTTCATCACGTGGTTCACTTTGTGACAGTGCATCAGGTAGATGCCCGGTTGCGAGTCGGCGGTGAACTCGATGGTGTGACGCTCCGCGGGGGCGATGTTCGTCACGTCCATGTCGTGGCGCGCCACCTCGGGGACGACGCCGCCGTCTTTCTCGACGCGCTGGAACCGGTGGTTGTGGATGTGCATCGGGTGGCTCATGTACCCGCCGTTGACGAGGTGGACGCGGACCGTATCGCCCTGCGAGACGATGATGGGCGACCCGTCCTCGGGGTGGAGCGTCCGCGGCGCGCTCTTTCCGTTCACCGTGAACACGTCGGGATGTCGGTCGCGCGGACTGTACGACGCGTCTTCGCCCGCCATCATCCGGTTGAGCGAGGAGTCCCACTCCTTTACCGTCATGAAGTACTCCTTGTCGGCCTCCTCGTACCCCTCGGGGTCGACCCGGAAGATGCCGTACATCCCCATGTCGATGTGGCGTTGGGTCTGGAAGTGGCAGTGATACAAGTGCGTCCCGGGGACGTTCGCCGGGATGGAGTAGGTGTGTTTCTCGCCGGGGTTCACCGTGATGCCCGTCGTCGTCGGGACGCCGTCGTCCTTCCAGTCTTTCGTGACGCCGTGGAAGTGAACGGTGTGGGGGTGTTGCCCGTCCGTGTTGTCTAAGGTCACCTCCATGTCGTTGCCTTCGGTGGTGCGGAGGATGGGGCCGGGTACGGACGGTTCTCGGTCGTCCGCTTGGAACGCCCACACCTGCGGGAGGTCGACCGGACCGCCCATCGTCTCCAGCGGATGGACCTCGTGGTAGGCGGGTGCGGTCTTGAGCGACACCGACCCGCCCTGTTCGTCGACGTTCACCACCTGCGGGGGTGACGTAGTCGGAAGGTCGCTCTGCTGTGCCGTCACGGACGACTGCGTCGTCGCATCCGCGCCGCCGTTCGTCGGC
This genomic interval carries:
- a CDS encoding PGF-CTERM-anchored ABC transporter substrate-binding protein, with the translated sequence MRDTTRTYLLTVVLVLSVVAAPVGAVSAAETTESNGDAAVECSFPVTVTDATGTEVTLSEEPTRVVTVNPSAAQIMWEIGAKEKVVGLSKYATNLDGADSRINVSTSENVVNVEKAVGAEPDLVLAPNATGTETVEQLREVGLTVYHFREAETMDDIQSDVETVGRLVGACEGAAETVSEMERDLDVVRETVDGQERPDVLYSFYGYTAGEGTFIHTIIETAGGNNVAADANITGYKQVNDEFVVDADPDWIIRNSDTPEVPRTDAYNSTTAVKEDQIVVVQIEHLNRPAPRVVNAVTKLAETFHPEAYAAAEATDTATPTAEPTPEQTDTPATADDSETETGAPGFGVLSAVSVVAAFGAVSMLRRRRR
- a CDS encoding ABC transporter substrate-binding protein, encoding MSESLFPAETTRTPRVVSTSPSGTEICYALGVEPVAVSHSCDYPPAVADRPVIDRSRVEGDGSAERHESVGAAEQSGGVYEIDEALLAELEPDLVLSQSVCGVCAVDETLVREVLDDDSVEVLGLSASTFDDVLASVRQVGEATGREQRAEELVDDCLRRVADVRRAAPDAGPRVAVVEWMDPLRVAGNWIPDLVTAAGGEYGLVASGDRSADVEWDDVREYAPEVVVVAPCSYGVAETRERLDELADRPGWESLPAVRTDRVHVVDGAVLNRWTPRLVEALDDFAAMFHPDGA
- a CDS encoding DUF2249 domain-containing protein; this translates as MTTTEPTLDDIPTDDLPIPPSRPVETLDARELPPPEPLRTTLEMLAELDDETAVVQLNDRAPQHLYPRLDDRGYEYETTECEEGVLTAIWKPRE
- a CDS encoding FxsA family protein; this encodes MSSPRDRYDDEESRYGVDQDARDEDPGGFSFYPSWGWGGGWGLPSAARKEGTVRSNEGAGDDDDGSLVDEGLISLLIVVGAVLFLIPEPATSAIGALLLFVGAVGWLVDWLL
- a CDS encoding halocyanin domain-containing protein — translated: MTMSDSNASTLARRTVLRGVAGSAVAGAALGSAGPVSAQSSGLDEWFSNTDNFDGVVDETGASEVTVSVGSEANGGGFGFGPAAINVDPGTTVVWEWTGNGGSHNVVAEDGSFESEMTGESGHTFSHTFESEGVVTYACVPHKAMGMKGAVVVGDAAGGASGGSSTTESAEAGASEELDGWFDGVSNYDGVVDRTGQPEVTVTVGASGNNGNFAFAPPAVRVSPGATVVWEWSGEGGSHNVAADDGSFESEMVGESGHTFSQTFEEAGTYKYVCTPHEAMGMKGAVVVDGSAAAVSGTGGDGGGITEEDFWPLSVAGSAVLAIVSPILFGVTAWIAGTGDEPAVEHRVGAERDTDGRVRT
- a CDS encoding multicopper oxidase domain-containing protein — encoded protein: MTDHIGAPGNGLSRREFLAATGATGAVGVAGCAAPTNGGADATTQSSVTAQQSDLPTTSPPQVVNVDEQGGSVSLKTAPAYHEVHPLETMGGPVDLPQVWAFQADDREPSVPGPILRTTEGNDMEVTLDNTDGQHPHTVHFHGVTKDWKDDGVPTTTGITVNPGEKHTYSIPANVPGTHLYHCHFQTQRHIDMGMYGIFRVDPEGYEEADKEYFMTVKEWDSSLNRMMAGEDASYSPRDRHPDVFTVNGKSAPRTLHPEDGSPIIVSQGDTVRVHLVNGGYMSHPMHIHNHRFQRVEKDGGVVPEVARHDMDVTNIAPAERHTIEFTADSQPGIYLMHCHKVNHVMNGTAYPGGMLTGVVYESVMDTDIFAQLMEYAGYEGA